Within the Thalassophryne amazonica chromosome 19, fThaAma1.1, whole genome shotgun sequence genome, the region CTACTCGAGTTCAAACTACATCTTTCACTCCTATAGATTTTGCTAATTCTCTTATGGTAAAAGGCCGCTGCTTTGCTTTGGTTTGATTCTGTGCGCAGGGTGGAGTGTGGGATCGGACTTTGGCTTTAAACTCACTGCGAAAATATTCCATCCATCAACACTTCCAGAACACTGTATTGAAACACTTGCAATTCATTTAAATTtattagtgccaaatcacaacatatgtaCGTTGCATGAAGGTGCTTCACCCCCCCAAGCAAGAACATGGGCAACTACCtcgggtgggtttttttttttttttttttttttttttttagttgtaagTAGAAGCTCAAACATAAAACTAAAGGAAgcaatcatttttaaaaaaggaagGACATTCCAACACACTTCTGGGACCAAACTGGGCGTTTCATAATGCAAAACTGCAGTTTATtccattttgaaatgtttgaaacactgAATGCAACATTTGCTTCAAACAGTGAATCACTGTTTCAGAACATTTGAAGCAGCACTGAATGAACCAGTAGTGTTAAGTATGATGAAATACTCAGAATGTGATCATGAAAGCCCTTAAACTCAAACACAACAAATATGTCCATTTAAATTTGCATTTACATAGTTTGACTTCAAAATTTCATAGTAAATTTAAATTTCTTTCAGCATAATTCTCTCTGATTTGCGTGGATTGTCAATGAAGCAAAAATACTGATGCAGATATTTCAGGTTGTGTTTCACGTGGTTTCAACACTAACATACAGGAGCTGCAACCTCAAACTGCCACTTTTACCATTTTAGGTGACTGAAGTAAACAGTGTCCAAAACCGAGGCTGCTAGCATATTAGCTAACTGCAGCCAACATCACCCATAATCCTGGTGCacaaaagtacagcctgctccaaAAACAGAATTTAATTTGAACAGTTAGGTTGACTAAACTCAGTAACACACATTTCCTTCGATCACCTGCTAAACTCTTATGCACGTATGGTCAAAGCTAACTGCCTAACCTAGCCGCTACACTTCCTGGATAAGCAGGCTACATTAGCTAGCATGTAGATTGCTCCACAACCATCTTATTAAGCTTCTTTCCAAGCAAATAACCAGTAACTTGTGTCAGGTTGCTAAGCTGTTGGAGAGTTTACTAAATAAGGAGTTAGGAGTTTATTTGATTTACACCACACACTAAAATGATttaaatttatgtttgtatttgcTAACTAGCCCTGGGAACACAGCGGCTGGGGGTCGCACTCACAAATAATTAGAATTTGCTTCACCAGTTATGCAAAAGCAGCTTGATAAGTGTTCAAAATGCATTTAGTTTTATGTCAGTTTAATTTGTTTGGGTGAGACCGGTGGATAACATCAATGATTGAATCTGAAAATCAAAGTGAACAGTGGTCCATCAGCAGCTCcataatcaataaaataaaatattaaagtcAAGATGAACCTGTTGTTTGTCCCAATACTTGCAGTATAACTTTAAGATAATGGAAAAAAACGCACTTTGAACACATCTTAAGACTTTAAAGTCTTGGCACACTTGAGGGATTGAATCCTTTGATGACACCTAAAACCAACACCAATATTTACCGACGGGGGTCGCTGCACTTTGTGGGCGGCAGGTGATGAGTTCACCTGTCTGATGGGAAGCACTTTTTTTAACACTTGAAGCTTCTCTTTGTAGATACGAATTGTGTTGTGGTcacggaaaaaaaaaagaagaagaaaagatttAATTAATTTGGATTTTAAATCGGTGTGGAATGCGGTTCTGTTTGAGAAGAAAACGCGTTCCTGTGAATGGTTTCATCATTATTAAAACTCAGATTTATTTCACGGGAACATAAATTGATTTGAATTATTATAAAGTAAAGCAGTCACATAAAACGGTTAATCAGAGCAGCATATAGAGTGCATCCCTCCGCCAACACATTCatttgcgtgttttttttttttttttttttaataggcaGTTGTGCAGCGCAtgtcttatttattttaaatatgtatATAATTTAACACATACCGCGCATTGTTAAGAAGAACAAAAAGAATAAAAACGTCTCATGCAgatgtagtttcttaaatcttacagCAGCCAACCATTTTCATCAGATATGTTTAGAATTTTTTTCCAGTAATCTTGCTGACAAATAGgcaaaaacaaatacataaaatcccAGTTAAAATTTTACTGGCCCACGCAAAAAATGTAAAGAAATTATAAATTGTAGCTgacaaaataaactaaaatatatatcttCGGCATATGTTTATCACTCCAAAAATACAGTTATATTAAGTTTCAATGAATGTGATCAATTACGTTTTTTGTAGCAAAATAAATGCGATGTTTAAGGATGAAATGTTCGAAGAATATTAGACAACTTTTGTCAGTATGTAGAATGAAatataaaaattattattttgccgTTTCTACGGTGTTTGTACGTAGGCATATCAATTTATAGAAATATATTTGTCTcgtcaaatattaaaaataagacAATACAAATCTTTAACTTTAACGCCGCCCTCTGTTCCAAACGTCTTATTTATTGCCATTTATTATAGATTTTCCTTTAACTTTTTGTCTCGTGGAACTGCAATTTACGGTCACAAACTAAAGTACaatgattcattaaaaaaataaatacataaaaatcgtATGTCGGTAAATTTAAAAAGATAAAACGGAGCTCtggtgacactttttttttatgttttccgaATTTAACAAAAATAACACTTCCGTCTCAGAActaatttaaaacatttaaacttAACAATTTATGAGGCTGTGAaataaatggttaaaaaaaatcaaagaaacaAAAACCTGATCAGATAATCCTGATTGCAGAAGTTACCATCTTGGAAAATAACGTAAGACGTAGAACTTtgcagtactttaaaaaaaaaagggaaacagCCTTTGACATATTTTAGATTTTTATAGGATTTATTGCTCTTAAACAGTttgtactttaaaaaaataatgatatACGGTCATATGACCTAAATAACGAATGATAATACGGAACAACAAAGAGAAATGTGATATCCAACAAAAACTGGGCTGATAGATGTAACAAATTCCATTTTAAAAGGACATTTAAACAACTCCTGACGTTTGATATCTATAAAGCAAAGTGAGTGTGTGACGTTTTCAACTAAAACGTGAagaataaaaaagaataaaaaattaatAACCGAAAGCTGCAGCACAGTCATGTCATTCCTATGTTGTCCACATGGGGGAGAAGCGACGTAATTATCAGTTATAGAATTGTGTAATTTTCCACAGAAACAATTAAAATGTCCTCTGCTTTGTTTTCATCAGCATCGACCTAAAACATGCAAATAAAATACGAGAATTCTAATATAAATCTCccttttcaataaataaataaataaataaataaataaataaataaataaataaataaatattgtccATCAGTCTTGAAGTGACTCTTGGGTGCACGCGCAGACCTGATCCGTTCCATGTGTGGGCTCACGCACGCTCTGAGGTGCGCGGATCAGGACCGTCGGGGTCGACTGTTAAATATTACGAGTGACGTTTTGCGAGCGCATAAATAGGCCCCTTTGAACGCGCACAGGACGCTGGGATGAGGCGGACAGTCTGGAATCCGCACAGGGATCGATTACGCCACCGTTTGTTGCGCTGACTTGGTAACGGACCCAGGTTGtgaaaacgtgctttacagtgatggtgTAAATTCTCCCAGATTACACCTTCAAGCGACGCACAGAGTATTTCTAATATCATCATCCATCTATTATCTGTAGGGGAGACAGGGGACACAGTAACACCTGTGTGGCACAACTTCAGCAACACTGAATCAAAAACACATTTTCCCATCAGACAATAAAGTGGAAATTACTTCAAACATGCATGCAAATATCGTTTGCTCATCTATTTGCCAACATACCTCATACCCAAGTGAAGCAGTATAATGTttaaccaccagggggcagattagCACAATTATCTTGCTCTTTCAACATAATTGCCCCTTTACACATGGTGACATCACTGTGTACAAAGTTATATTTGATCGTTAAAACTTTCTGGTCTTTATTTTGTTTTGCGAGTTGATcattttgttcttttttcacCTCATAAACTTTATGTATTTACATCACTTCCATGGTTACATTGTCACATTTATTTTGACAGGCGAACACTCAGACCACGAGAATCAAAAGCTGTTTTTCATGGATACAGTTTTTTTATTCTGTGATTATCAGTGTGTGCATTTGTGCCTGTAGGTGGCAGTGTTAAGCCCTCAATCAATacgttggagcgacatctctgctattttggcattgtgggatagtaactctcgccggactactttcgcctgaccagcgctgaatttgccaacatgagaagatgctgctggatgagtgtgtgtATTGACTTATGGtcatttaggtgtaaaaacacacaagatacgcattgtgccaaatatactcctgaagtttttgttacccatgaaaacacaccgtcatcgcaggtctgggaactactttttgcgcaggaattaatcaagcacgtcggccgcgggcgcatactaacacagaatatacagaaactgtatatcgttgttcggccaaaatgagCGCGTCCACTGCCTGAGCTAGTGGCGTGTGTGAGAGTATGAATACCAcagtttcagcccagtctcacttttttttttcattgttccgtcatgaaatgattcaaattttcgttttttttaactcactatgactaaccctactcctaccctcaaccctaaccttaacctaaccATACTCCTTCCACCAACCCTAACCACCCCGACCTCCCCCGAACATACTGACATGTCTGAGTAGAATGGAGGTCAATTAAAGATGTTAGAATCACTTAAATGAAATGATTTTGCTACCTCATAACACCAAACCCTTTTAAATCAAGTTGGTCCAACTTCATTAACCTTGTGGAggacaaaacaaatcaaatatcTGAAACCACTTAACTGAATATTTTGCTAAAGATGAGTTAATCTGGCTATAAACATCTCATGGCTGAGTtggaattacttaaaaaaaaaaaaagatcaatgcAAATTGCTCCCTTAATTTTTGAAGTTGAGCAGTGCtttcttttttagagtgtatatTCAGTATAATAATGAAAAATTACATATGAAAAGGTTTTGTATAAACGGCGTATATATTCATACACTTTTTGTGTGGAATTTGTACACGTCACACATATTTTATGCTCGCAGGTGTTGATGATGTCATCGTCAAGATGGCGAATCATCCTAGGAAAACTAAACCTGGCAAGTCATTTTTTTACTTATTGTTATTCTAACCCTAAACCTAACTCCATCCAAAATTGAAATGTTAAATGTGACGACACTTCTGCACAGAAATTCACTGGAATATACACAAAATACAGCGCTTAATGACATCTAGAACGCTCTAATCTTTGAAACAATCCGAGCAGGGGGTGACATTAAGGAGTTAAATTGCAAACTTTAATTATTTTAAACTGAATTTGCACCAAATTTACTTGAAAGCGGTTGACGTGTATTAACCACGCCGTGGACCCGTACCTGGAGACCAAAACAACCTTGGTAACGGCGATACTGATATGATCTTGGAACGTGTTTATAAATTATAACTATTCTCGCCAATAATCAATTATATAGTAGAACTGAGTTAAATGTTTCATACATTCATTTtgtccatgtttgttttaaaatttgagGTGTATTTAAGGTGATTCTTTTTCTGCTTTTGCAGTTTAATAACATTGATATATACTGTACATAGAAGATTGTAGCGGTTACAAGACTGCTGGTCCCAAGGTCTCTAGAAACCCATGGGACAGCCTTgggacctggatggcaaccactcagacatACACCTGGCCCATCCCTAACCTCTTGAAGGTAACCATCATTGTGCTGCAGCAGTTTACACTttcaaaggaaaaacaaaaatctctgtgcACATTTTGTCCTGAGTGGGGATTAAAGTTGATATTTGTGCTGGCTTTGGTTGttcagggtctccacagcaggGACTCAGTACAGATCtgtattgggatttggcacaacttttatacCAGATACACCTCGATGATGCAACTGCAGTTCCACGTTTAGAAGCAGACACAGACCCTGGTCTGCCAGCCAAGAACTAACCGGGACCTTCTCTACTTCACTTCTGAGGTCTGAAGGGATCAGGTGCACACAAAGCAGGATAGCCACTATAATTTCAGATGACAATGATGATTTTATACATTCTTTTAAAGTAAAACTAATTAGTCAATtaaaatgtcttttaaaaatgGGCACAAATGAACCTGTGGAAAactctccagtggagcagcttaaCTTAAATGTACGTTCATATCAGAGGTCTCAaaatgattccagaaagggctgagatggtgcaggttttcttagCAACCACCCactcaggtgatttcactgattaacatcactttgagcagatggaatcagctaatgagtgaaatcacctggaggTTAAGACctcatattaaaagccaagtggcctgtacgtacgtgcatgcgtgtgtatgatTTTGATCTCAAaggaactggggagagctgacattttctgtttggtatacttatgtactttgggtcaaggatgaacgcagccaaaacggaacattgaaaGGACTAATATTGTTGTAGAGATTACAGACTTACATGCTGTTCcaaattacagaaactttgcataatttattgccacccttgaaaaaatgtcagctacctattttataaacacgacccaatctagagcccatggatccccacgggcaatgctaCCTTTATTTagctttaaatatttttttattattattatttttagtgttAGTGTTATTATAGAAATGTTTGCAGCTGTATTGTAACATGTTTTCTTCAAATGCAGcttgtcaataaaactgatttttttcatattgtcataacTTCAGTGTAAATATTGTGTGAGCTTTTTTCCTGTCATTGTTCTAAGTTGTAACTCTTTGCTAGGTATTTGTGAAATGTGTGATATTGCAGTACAGGCTGAAACAACTGGTGATTGTAGTTGACAAATGTGTGCATTTTGTGACCATGTTTGAATGTTTCAACACAAAAACTCAAATTGAACATGTGGTCCAGTGGTCCCCGTCTCACCTGTCACTGATCCTGTTGGGGTCTTGAAGTGCAGCAGCCTGTCAATCAGCAGTATGTTTTCATTTATATGACTGAATTACTGAGAGTATGGGCAGGGGATTGCAGAAACAGACAAGTGGGTTTGCAAATGTCTATCTTTTCCATACAGCTTAAATTTACATTTAATTTATGCTTTGCAATTTTAAGTTGCGCACAGACTGCGCAGACTAATATTCAATAACAGCAAATAGCCTACCTTTAAAATCCTTATTCTACAGTCTGCATGAACCCAGCTCAGACTGATCCCGTATCACATGTCAGCCTCAAAacggatttttttattattattattattcagtaaAAGTTTCACGGTTGGCGGAGTCCTTCTCTGTGTGAGTGCATGATGTATGAAATCCTTACCAGAAGGCTGCATTTTGGATAAAATATTTCCCCTTCTGTCACTTCCCCTTTGCTAAATATTCAGGGAGGCTGCATGGCTCCACCCGGATGGGGTTTGTATTGGCTGACGGCGTTTCCAGACGCAGGAGGACCAATGAAACCGGAGCAGCGCCTCCGCCTCTTATAACAACGAAGATTGACGTGGAGGACGCGTCAAATTAATCCCAGCAAAGCCCGGACTCCCCGGGACAACTCCAATTTGCTTTTATCGAGTGGAGATCGCGTATGTGCTTCCAAGAAAGAAGAGGGCACCCCGCGCACGAATAAGATCTTATTTGGATTCCTCCGAGACTTGTTCCTCCTTTTCTTCTGCCTCGCGCGGACGCGATCAGCCATTTGAAGGGGTTCCTATATCCCCAAACATATAGGCAAATGGGTAAGGCTGCTTTATGGACGCGTGTTTACGCTCAACACCAATGCGTAAAAGACGCAAATGTCTGTTTTCTGCATGCGCAGCACCTCGTGCGTAAATTGTGTTTCAGGCTGTTTTTGGTGGATTTCCCCCCCTCCGgctgaatttcttttctgtgcTTTAAAACATAAAAGAAAGAGCCTTTTGGGTGTGAATTCCCCAAACTCGCCATTTTAAGTGTCTGTGGTGATGGATTGGTGCACAAACAGCATGAAGTTTTTTTAGTTGCCAACCTCGGCATGGCTGCATCAAGTCAGTGTCAACCTGAAATTGAAGTTTTATCAAAACCCTGATAAAGTGGAAGCCCTGATTTTTTCGGGGGGTGAGGGGTGGggggtgtgtgtttatttatcaTGTAACCTGTGCGCATTTCTGTATTCTCCCGCAGAGCAAACCTATGGAGAGGTGAACCAGTTAGGCGGCGTATTCGTCAACGGGAGACCTCTGCCAAACGCCATCCGGTTACGGATTGTGGAACTGGCCCAGCTCGGGATCAGACCCTGTGACATCAGCCGGCAGCTGCGAGTCTCTCACGGCTGTGTGAGCAAGATTTTAGCCCGCTACAACGAAACGGGCTCCATCTTACCGGGCGCCATCGGAGGAAGCAAACCGCGCGTCACTACGCCGAACGTGGTGAAAAATATCAGGGAATACAAACAAAGTGACCCCGGGATCTTCGCCTGGGAGATCCGGGACAGGCTTTTGGCGGatggggtttgtgacaaatacaacGTCCCGTCGGTGAGTTCCATCAGCAGGATTTTACGCAACAAGATCGGGAATTTGTCGCAGCCCAGCCAGTATGAAAGCGGCAACAAAGCCTCGGCGCAGGCCGCGCTTCCCTACAATCACATCtacccctactcctaccccaacgcCATGTCGCCCACTGCCACAAAAATGGGCAGCCCTCCTGGAGTGCCGGTGACGGCTGGACATGTGAGCATATCCAGGGCCTGGCCTTCTGCGCACACTGTCAGCAACATCCTAGGGATCAGAGCCTTCATGGATCCTGCAGGTGGGGAAACCTCAGCATTACTGTTATTGATATATTTCCACACCATGCAGTGCAGCATAAGGACAATGTGTCCAGTACAAGTATCTTATTCACCGCAAAGGGCCGCGCCAAGCGCGTCTTCACAGGATGACGCGACTGCAAACACCTTGCTCACCTGTTAGATCTCGTAAACATTACAGACATTTGTACTCCCCTTTCTGATTCTTCACTAGTTTTGTCCAATGACATATATCCATGTAATGTAAAAGATAatataattcataatgtgaatattTCATTTCCCCCAAAACCTACTTATTTGAAAATTTGGCATTTTTACACATAATAAAACACGTGGCTCCCGAGCTGGAATAATCTCCAACCACAATCTAATTTAAGAAGATTTTTAAGTTATATTGATTTCTAGATTGAAAGTCTTTTATTCGATTTGTTAgatatttaatatgttttttttttttttttacttgcgtaAAGTACAGTCACAGTGTTTGGGTCGGTCGTGTATAAAAATTATATTATTACATAGTAATAATTAAACTGTGTTGCTTATATTTGttatatttattgttttgtttgttttttttttacaaaaatatgtATTGCATACACAATGGTAATATTTTAAATTTATGCTGTTATATTTATGTAAGAGAGACCTTGCCTTTAAAACTATCTGGCCTGGGTTTAAAACTCTTCATTTTGACGCATGTGCGTAAAAGCGcacgtgattttatttttttctgttaattacattatttttattctgtaaaatgtaatgacatttttcaacataatttatttttatattgactTTTACTTTGTGCACGTTGCTGACATGAACTGTTTCTAAATCAGCCATTGCTGGGACGGAGGGATACGCACCGAAAATGGAGGAGTGGAGTAGCGTCAACAGAGCAGCTTTCCCCGCAGCGCACACCGTCAACGGGATTGACAAGTCAGCCCTAGAGGCCGACATAAAATACGCacaggtatatatatatttaaaaaaaaaaaacccaaaaaaaacacctcatccTCTGCGTCTGTGGACAAACGTGCATGCACTTTATTTGACTGGACCAAAACGTTAGAGACAAATTGAACAAAGGCTTGAAGCAGGAATTTTCTCTGCAAATCTGTGTGAGCAGTTTTAAAGTTTTTCACCCCTCAGAGGGACCAGAAAGAGATTATTGATCTGATTTTACTTCTCCCAGTCGAGATAATTATGTTTTCTTCAGTTTGTGATTTTTCATCTTAATTGCTAGAAAAATCAACTTGTTTTTTACTAAAGCTGTGCGCGATTGTTTTAAGGTGTTCATGAATTCTAGTGAAAATTTGGATGTGGATCATCATGTGTTGGAAAGTAAAATTTTGGTTCATTGCATGTGAAAATCTTTAAATGATAAAAATCAGAGTCTGTAAACGCACCCTGATCCGGATCCGCCTGGTTCCTTGTCTGTGGCTGAAGCACGCGCTGCAATAAGCGCTGCGCCAGCAGGGCTGACATAATCCAGAATAATCATTCTTTGGTGTCACTAATGTAACTTTGTCCATGTGTGTCTCGCAGCCGTCCTCCACACTGTCCAGTTATGTCTCCGCGTGCGCGTACTCTCCCTCCAACCAGTACGGGGTGTACAGCGGGCCGGCGGGCGGCTACGTGGCCCCGGGCCACCACCACTGGCAGGCGCAGGGCCCTGCACTGACGCACGCGGGCGGCGGCATGAGTATGCACGCGGGGGAAATCCACTCGATGGCCTTCAAACATCCGGCCAGAGAAGGTacagaaaaaaaagcaaaaaaaaaaaaaaaaaaaaaaaagggcatgcTTGACCCGAGTGTGACCCGAATATAAGAATCGATCTAAAATAAGAtaattttctgcttttctttgttgaaaaactgaaaattaaatAAGGAGTTTTAATTAGAAAGCTGTGTCAGGATTTTAGCCCATAATATGACATTTTATTGGTCAAAAATAGTTATTGATAGATTGTTCATTGATGATCCCATTgcagcattgttttttttttcggtcAGAACAATCACTGTGTAAAGTGGAACAaggatttaatttattttaataattgCCTTTTCTTGTTGTGCAATGTCCGTGAAAGGCCACTGTGCGCGTCTCTCACGCACACGCTGCTTGGCAATTAGCAGTGCGCGGCAGTGAGTGTTAACATTTACAAAACGCCAAATAAAGCCTCATCGTGAATCGATTATTAAATGTTGACCGTTCGGAGCCTGTTTGACCAGCGTGTCTGCTTTTCCAGGTGATCCGAAAATAGTTTTGCTCCGCACGCCACGAGAGAGCACGTTCATCTTaacgttttcttttcttttttttttaatttaatttatttatttgtttattttttggtgCAGTTCAATCTAGAACACAAATGTAACGCGCGATGCTGATCATGGATCACAAAATTAGTTATAAATTGTATTATCTGCCAAGTTTGTGCAGCGAAGCATAATTAAAAACAGTTAataattttatgtttaatttGTGATTTGGCTAAAATATTGTTCTCGTCACTCTTAGAAGCTTGTATCAATTTTACATGCAATTAAAACAAAATTACTGTTGGAAAAGTGTTTTTTGATATAAGTTGCAGCCGCAGATATTTCAAGTCACTTTAACTTTGGATGTTAGGATTTCAATTTGTGACCACGTGAGACGTTTGGAGAAAGTCACAAAACCCAATGTGAGATTTGATCAATTTTATTCCGTCATTAACATTTTATGGACTTTATCTGCATGTAAAATTATGATTATCATCAtcagtagtactagtagtagtataTTTTGCTTTAAAGCATGTTCTAATATCTGGTGTTGGACTCTGTTAATCTGAATGTGAAATTAGTCCCTTCGGGTTGGTTTCGGTGTCAAACGcgctgtttttgtcattttgtccaGGAGACAGAAAACCACCCAGTCCCCTGAACAAGCAGCAACATGAAGACTTGAACAGTGTGCATGGACTCAGTCTGCCTACCTCATCATCATAACCCGGATTTATTCACCCTTAAAACCCAAAGACCCGCTTAACTGAACCCGTTTCAACATCTCCAACAATAAGTGGGAACAGTCTGGCCCCTGCATCCTGTCGCTTTGCCGGTTTTTATGAATGTAAGCTCGCGTGGAAGCGTCAATGTGCTGTCATTGGTAAATATTTTGTTGTGGAAGCTAcagattgttattattattattattttgtaataGTCCACTGATGTTTTGTTTGAGGCCTTTGTGTTGATCCAAATCCGAATTGGTGCCACAGTGACGCAACGATGTGAACAAAGATATTAAATTGTCTAAATGTAAAATATTTTCCAAAGCTTTAATTATATATTTTTCTAATGTCGTTGTAAGTATtccatataaaaaaataaaataaaggcttTCTTTAAATTGTTTTGTAGCCTGCAATATTTCTTCAAGAAATGGCATCAGGTGGAAATATGGCAGAAAACAattccagcattttttttttcgcttCATTCAAACTGCACAAATCTGTATTTCAGATTTTGCATCTGTGCGTAGATTTTCTTCTGGTCAAAATTCAAAGTAAAGAAGGAGAACTGAGGCCCGTTGGTATTGGTGTTTATCTCTGGATTTCAGTAAGTAAAGATATTCTATAAGATTTTAAAATTTAGGTTTGAGATTCTGAGTggtcaaaatttaaatttaagACCTCTAATCACCTACTAACTCCTCAAAGTTCTCTCTTAAGACATCTTAGAAATAGACCTGCATATATTTTAAATTTAAAGTTGATTTATGGACATATAAATTGGATATGTCAGTTCCTTAACACTGCACAAAATTCTAATTCAGAACATTTTTGTCACACTTCGACTTCCAATTACAAATATCTTCCATGTGCACAATTTAGGATATTTTAAATGTAGTTTAGGATGTGCAGTCAAAATTTCAGTAATGTTAGTCCAATTGATACTggcaaatatatataaataaaaataaaatggacaACCCAGTCGTGAGATATGGTAGAAAATGCAAGTtaagtaataaaaaataatgtagtCAGTCATGTTAGCAGATTTGGTGCtaattgtttttaatttgttattGAAGAAGAAAAACATTTTGCTGTCAGTGGCATGAACCTGATGTTGACAAATATTTAATTATtgttatagctttaaaatgtctctgtctctctccactGGCCGATTTTTTAATCAGATTGACAGATTGAACATGTAGTGTGAATTGACCCACCCATTAGATTAGGAACACATACATATATGTTCCTAGATCACCGGTGAAGTTACTGTTGTGAGTTTGTAAAGTGAGGTCAATGACAagt harbors:
- the pax1a gene encoding paired box protein Pax-1a, coding for MEQTYGEVNQLGGVFVNGRPLPNAIRLRIVELAQLGIRPCDISRQLRVSHGCVSKILARYNETGSILPGAIGGSKPRVTTPNVVKNIREYKQSDPGIFAWEIRDRLLADGVCDKYNVPSVSSISRILRNKIGNLSQPSQYESGNKASAQAALPYNHIYPYSYPNAMSPTATKMGSPPGVPVTAGHVSISRAWPSAHTVSNILGIRAFMDPAAIAGTEGYAPKMEEWSSVNRAAFPAAHTVNGIDKSALEADIKYAQPSSTLSSYVSACAYSPSNQYGVYSGPAGGYVAPGHHHWQAQGPALTHAGGGMSMHAGEIHSMAFKHPAREGDRKPPSPLNKQQHEDLNSVHGLSLPTSSS